One Solanum lycopersicum chromosome 4, SLM_r2.1 DNA window includes the following coding sequences:
- the LOC138348181 gene encoding uncharacterized protein, whose amino-acid sequence MGSNSRWPNHTYENRTDGITKIAKERKEWNVEDKLAIQNNAKAKKILICGIGTDEYNRISSCQDAKAIWETLQTAHEGITQVKKSKIDNLNRQYELFGMAKRETIQDMHTRFTSIINEMYSLGEIVPNEKAVRKLLSVLPETWKSKVEAITEARDLDSLGMDELIGNLITYELKKNQENEIGGKRKERNLVLKATASDDFEDENIARITKRFTRMLKRGQTFQKKDFQKPSENTKDQVCHKCGSPDHFIKFCPLWALEQKKVNFEKGKDIKKDKFVCSNRRMTTQEADMSMKKAFAAMGIYLMKSLRVMRQKTSLFLY is encoded by the coding sequence ATGGGGAGTAATTCTAGATGGCCCAACCATACCTATGAAAACCGAACTGATGGAATCACCAAAATCgcaaaggaaagaaaagaatggaatgTTGAAGACAAGCTTGCAATTCAAAACAATGCCAAAGCCAAGAAAATTCTGATATGTGGCATAGGAACAGACGAATACAATCGAATCTCGTCATGTCAAGATGCCAAAGCCATATGGGAAACACTGCAAACAGCTCATGAGGGAATAACGCAAGTCAAGAAGTCTAAAATTGATAACCTGAACAGGCAATATGAGCTGTTCGGGATGGCAAAAAGGGAGACTATTCAAGACATGCACACCAGGTTCACCTCCATTATTAATGAGATGTATTCTTTAGGAGAAATAGTGCCTAACGAAAAGGCAGTAAGGAAACTCTTGAGTGTCCTTCCTGAAACTTGGAAAAGCAAAGTCGAGGCTATCACTGAAGCCCGCGACCTAGACTCACTGGGAATGGATGAGTTAATTGGTAATCTCATCACATACGAACTtaagaaaaaccaagaaaatgaaattggaggaaaaagaaaggaaaggaaCCTGGTTCTAAAGGCTACTGCatcagatgattttgaagatgaaaatattgccCGCATAACCAAAAGGTTCACTAGAATGCTAAAGAGAGGGCAGACCTTTCAAAagaaagattttcaaaaaccATCTGAAAACACTAAAGACCAGGTTTGTCACAAGTGTGGGAGCCCAGATCACTTCATCAAATTCTGTCCACTTTGGGCCTTAGAGCAAAAAAAGGTAAACTTTGAGAAGGGGaaagacatcaaaaaggataagTTTGTCTGCTCAAACAGAAGAATGACAACTCAAGAGGCAGATATGTCAATGAAGAAGGCCTTTGCAGCAATGGGAATTTATCTGATGAAGAGTCTGAGGGTGATGAGACAGAAAACCAGTCTCTTCTTGTACtag